One Coprobacter fastidiosus genomic window, ATGCATGGAGATGATCTTAATCTCACGACTAATCCCGAAGGGTTCGGATTTGTAGTGAGCGATCTTTTCCCGAATGCCAGTTATTATTCTTCGTTCCCTTCCGAAACATTTGAGGGGCGTCAGCCAGAAGGTGTGGCTGTTGATGCGGAAACGAATAAAGTATATGTCGCATTGCATTGGAGTGACGGGGACAATATTCAATTCAATCATAACGGGACATTGGATATTTGGAAACAGTCTGAACGGGGAAAAGTGCCTGTTTCTATGACTTTATCTCCGGCTTTGACCGAAATCGCTCCGTTCATTTTGCAATATTATTATGAGAATAGAACCGATAATGATGAGTTTATCGGAGGTCCTTCGGGAGTACAATATATCCAAGAACCTTATTATAAACCGGATGATTATGAATCATGGTGTGTAATGAATGGACAGTATCTGAAAGCCGCCGGCATGTTCAGTACGGCATCCTCATTACGTTGGCCTGCACAACCTTTTTATAACAATGGTTTTGTAAAAACAGGAGTTACCGGGACTTTGGCATGGACAAACGGGGCTTACAAAGATGCCTATAACTGGTGCGGTATGCCGGTTGTCGGTACAGGCGGAGTTTGCAGTGATGAAGACGGTATTTATAATTATTTGAAGGGCGTTGCTGCTCGAAATGATATTCCTGTATTTACCGGAGTATATATGGTTCAGGCCGGATTGGGAGGCGCCGGATATGCTGCGATAAACCGTGTTGTGGAACGTTTGCAAAGCGAATTTCCCGGAAAATATGTGTTTCTGAAAGCCAGCGATTTGTTGGCTACGGCAAAAAGATATTTTACAGAGCGACAGAAACCTTATAAAGATTTAGCTATTCCGGGCCGCATAGAAGCTGAAGATTTTGATTTAGGAGGTCAAGGCGCCGGTTTTTATGATATGGCGACTTCTAATGAAGGCGGTGCATACCGAAATGAAGAGGGTGATTATGTCGGTGTGGGAGTCGGCGGATCGGGGTATCATATCGGCTGGACTACTACCGGAGAATGGTTGAATTATACGGTAAATGTCGAAAAAACAGCTACGTATAAAATGACTGTCCGTTATTCTACACCTTCAGGACAGGATAAGGGTATTTGTGTCATGTTGGATGATGAGGTGCTCTCTTCAATGGAATTGAAGTCTACATCCGGAGTTGACAATTATGCTGATTATATGGTAAGGGTAACGATACCGGAAGGAACTCATAATTTGCGAGTACAGATAACGAATGGTGGAATGAACCTCGACTATTACGATTTCGAAGAAGATACGGAGACCATTCCTGTAATAGAGAGAAGTAAAGGATATAAAATCATCGCGGTACATAGTGGTAAGGCGTTGGCTTTGAAAACGAATAATACGACAAACGGAACGAAAATTATTCAGAAAGAATATACCGGAGACGATACGGAAATATGGAGATTAAATGTTGCCGGTGATGCATGTTACGGTTTGCAGAATGTTGCTTCCGGACTGAATATCGTTTTGAGAGGAACGAATACGATCGGTCAATTTCCTTTTGATTGCACCGTGAATAACGGAAAATGGAATTTGTATTATCAAGGAGACGGCTGTTTCACTATCGTGCAAAAAGGAGCATTGAAATATCTCGAGGTTTCGGATAGTTCGATGGACGAAGGAGCGGAGCTATCTGTAGGAGATTTGACAGGGGAAGATAATCAGAAATTTAGGATAGAAGAAGTTGCAGACTACACGGGTGTGGATCACTCTATTATTTCTGAAAATTCTGTCGGTATTGCTTATCCGAATCCGTTTGTCAATGAAATATATATTCCCGTTTCTATAAAACAGTCTCAAGATATAGAAATTGCTTTATTCGATCTTGCAGGACGCTGTGTATATAGAAATATGATATTTCTGAATGATGGTGATCGTGAATTGGTTGTTTCCGGAAATAACTTGCCTTCGGGAATATATGTTTGGAGATTGAACGGGGAGTCTGTTCATTCGTATGGTCGTGTAGTAAAGAAGTAGAGAATTTTGGAATCGACTATTTAAAGTCGGTTCCAAAAAGTTAAAAAACAACTTAATTATTATATACATTAACTTTTAAATTGTATGTTATGAAAACGAGAACAATTACTTTTTTAGGGCTTTTTGCCGGCTTGTTTGCGACGGCTTCGGCTGAAGACCTTGTCATTAAAATGACAGAAGAAAGCGGTGTCGAAATTGTGAATGATGCCCGTTTTGATATTGTAAACAAGTGTTTGGGAAATACAATGCCCGGAACAACCATCTGTTTGGGTGAAATCGATTTTGGAGACGGAACGACTTATGCTGCTAACGGTGCGGAATTTGCACATGAAAATCCGGATACGGAAGGTACATTGGATTTCTATATGGGAGATCCGGATAACGGAGGTTTATTGTTTACACAAATCGATGTTAAGGGTACGAATGCTTTTCAGTATTATCGTACTTTCCGTTATAATTTTTATCCTGAAGGTACTGATGGTTTTACCTGGCCTACCGGAAAGCATCAAGTATATATGCGCTATAATAACTGTGAAGGTAATCTGAAAAAGATCGTGTTTTATAACAATGAATTTACTGAAGAAGAGCAAGGGGAAATGCCTGATCCGACGTATGATTATTTTTCAATTCCGGCAAGTGCAGGTTCTGTTGTGAATCCGGAAGTATGTCCAGATGCTAAATTAAATGATGGTGTTTGGGGAAATACAGGAGAAGGATTGATTGTTAAATTTCCGTCGATAGATTTTAAAGATGGAAATACGTATCAACAGATAGCTGTGGTTTCTACTCATGGAGGGTCTACTAATCCGGATGGTTTCCTTGAAATTTATATTGATGGTACGGATAGTGAAGATAACATGATTGCTAAAATATGGACGGCTCGAGACTGGCGTTGGATTGTTTATGGTACGTTAGCAAAAAACTTAGAGAAAAATATCAGTGGTGTGCATGATCTTTATGTAAAATGGACGGGTGCTACAAACTTGAAAGAAATTCAATTGATTGAAGGAACTCCTTGGGAAATAGAAGATGATGAGCCTGAAAAGATAGAGTTGATAGACGAACCTCTTACTGATAACGCTTATGGCATGCATTTCGATTCGATGGGGGGTATTGAGAACACCGTTGAATTTATGGCATACGGTTCAGATGATCTGAAATTTGAGGCTTCTAATATCGGTTATACTTCTTATGGTGTGGTTTTGAAATTTGTTGACGTTGATTTCCAAAATGGACAATTTACTCGTATTTTGGTAGATCATTCTTCAGACCAGGCGTCTTTGGGAAGCAGTACGTTCGATTTCTATATCGACTTGGATCATGATGATTATAGCGATCTATCGGTATTGGAAAATGATACGAAATTGGCAACAGTACAGGCTCAGGGTACAAGTAACTGGGCTACTCCGAAGAAAACTGCCGGAACTATGACATCAAAAGTAGAAGGTGTGCATGATTTGTATATGGTATTTAGGACCGATGCCGGTGCGAATATCCATGGTGTATATTTGGATACCGACTATGATCCTTCTTCTATCTCTACGGCAACAATTGAAGGTGTAAAAGTTTGGGGCATGACAAATGCTGTTTGCATCGAGTCTGCTACTGAGTCGTTGACTGTTGATGTGTATAATTTCGCAGGACAGAATATTTCTCAAACTAAGGTGGCTGCCGGATTGAGTACTTTGTCTATGGCAAAAGGTATTTATTTGGTAAAAGTTGCCGATGCGAAGGGTAATGTAGCTACTTATAAATTGTCTGTAAAATAAAAATTTATTTAATTACAAAGAACGCCCGTTAAGGGCGTTTTTTGTTTTATCGGGTTAAATTATGGTTACAAAAAAAATTTTCTTTTTATTTCTTTTTTGCTGTGTGTCGGTATTAGCTTTTCCTCAAAAGAAGAAAAAAACGAGCGGAAATCCTATTTTGCCCGGATGGTATGCCGATCCTGAAGCTATTGTGTATGGAGATGAATATTGGATATATCCTACATTGTCCGGACTGGTAACTGCTGATGGAAAAGATCCGGATACGGGCAAAAAAACTCGGGCTGTGCATCAAATTTACAATGTGCAGACATATATGGACGCATTTTCGTCTAAAGATCTTGTTCACTGGACTAAGCATCCGAAAGTCCTTTCGATTGAGAATATAAAGTGGCTTGAGTTTGCTTTGTGGGCTCCGTCGGTAATTTCGGCAAACGGGAAATATTATCTTTTTTTCGGGGCTAATGATATTCAGAATAATGACCAATACGGTGGTATAGGTGTAGCAGTTGCCGATCGTCCGGAGGGACCTTTCAAAGATGCTTTAGGAAAACCGCTGATCGATAAAATCGTGAATGGCGCACAACCTATCGATCAGTTCGTATTCCGTGATGATGACGGCTCTTATTATATGTATTACGGAGGCTGGCATCATTGCAATATGGTAAAGTTGAGTGATGATTTGTTGAGCATTGTTCCGTTTGATGACGGTACTTTATATAAATCGGTTACTCCTGAAAATTATGTAGAAGGGCCTTTTATGTTGAAGCGAAACGGCAAATATTATTTTATGTGGTCTGAAGGTAGCTGGGGTGGTTCTGATTATAGCGTGGCTTATGCTATTTCCGATTCTCCTTTTGGTCCTTTCAAACGTATCGGTAAAATATTGCAACAGGATGATAATGTAGCAACCGGAGCCGGACATCATTCGGTGATTCAGATTCCCGGGAAAGACGAATGGTATATCGTTTATCATCGCAGACCTTTAGGTGATACCAATCAGAATCATAGAGAAACGTGTATCGACCGGATGTATTTTGATAAGGACGGATATATTCTTCCTGTTAAAATAACGTTTGAGGGGGTTAAGCCTCGTCGCATCAAATAAACTGTTCGCTTTTTATTTGTTATATGAAAAATGCCCCTCGATATTAGGGGCATTTTTCATATAAAGTGTGTAATCTTTTTGATCTATTTCGGATTTAGACAGCCTCTTATATTTGATAGTTTTCTTCTATCTTTCCTCTGAAACCTCTTTTTTTATCTTTCCATATTTGATATCTGTATGCCAGACATGCTGTTATAAAATAGATTCCGGTAAGTATCCACAGATTAATGAATGCATCATGTACGTCACTGATGCTAGCTCCTGTAGTATTCATGCGGACGAAGCCTTCGATTCCCCATGTTGAAGGTATGATAGCTCCTATTATTTTCCAGATTTCGGGCATTGCATAACGTGGCCATGTAATACCTGAAATAAAGAGAAACAGCAATGAAGTAAAAACAAACAGTAGGAACGATGTCTCCCGTTCTCTTACAAATATAGAGAGTGTCATTCCGAAAAATATGGATGATAATAAAAATGGTGCGATGAACGCGTATATTTCCCATTGGTTTCCTATCTGAGGATATTTGAATAGCCAAGGTACTACGTGTAATATATACATTGTGGAGACAATGTAAAGGCTATAATAACATATCGCTTTCCCAAAAACAATATGCATGATATTGTTATGCATCATTTCCCGGTTGGAATAATATCTATGCAATTTCTTGTGTTCGTATATTCCCCCTGCTAAAAGTCCAATTCCTAAAATAAGACTTTGTTGCAAAACCAATATCAAGACTGCCGGAATAAGAAACGATGCGAAACCGCTTTCGGGGTTATAGAGAGTTATAGAACTGTATGGAATAGGAGACATCGCCATTTTAGCTTGTTCGGGGGTCGCACCACCTAATGCGGCGACTTGTAGTTTTGACCCTAAGTCCATCGTCACTTCTGTCAAAGCGATCAGAAATCCTTTGTAGTTAAGTAATATACTCATATCTGAGTAAAAAATAACCGGACTTTGCTCTCCTCGCATAAGTTTTTTGCTGAAATCCTCCGGAATGAGCATAATGCCGTAACAGTTCTTTTCATACATTATTTTTTTTGCTTCATCCATATTAGCGCAATAAGATACGATCTTTGCATTCGGGCTTGCATCCATGTTCCTACATAATTCACGACTTAACGGAGTGCGGGCGTTATCTACTACAACCATCGGAACATCTCGTACGACTTCAGGATTATAAATAAGAGCATATAATATCGGATATGCAAATGGCAGGGCAAAGAAAAAAATCAATGCTCCGAAATCCCGGAATACCGTTACATATTCTTTTCTCCAGATATAGCAGACATCCAGCATTCCGGTTTTTATCGATTCGAATATTTGTAGTTTCATCTTTAATACTTTTTTATCCTGCTTATTGCTAAGGAACATATACTTGATTTTGCAAAGCGGTTTTGAGTCGTTTCAGTAACGGTAAAGAAGCTATGGCAAAAAGGAACAAATACAGATAATGCATTCGGCTGTAATATAACGGTATGCCGTTCAACGCTTGATCTGCGTATATCAGGAAATAATGTCGTAGCGGGAATATGTTCGACAATAACTGAAATGGCGGATACATGGCAGGCACGGGGAATGAAAATCCGGTAATCGAAATAGAAATGATTCCGAATAATGCGGCTATACTCAACCCTATTCTTAACGATGGTGCTATACTCATCATGATAACGCCGAAGCTTTGGCTTGCAAGAACCAACAAGAACATTGCCGCCAGCATCGGCCAGATTCCGTTATGTAATGGGAAATGCCAGTATCCGTAGAGCATAGATTGCAGTAATGCTCCCATGATAAAAAACAGAACGGTTTGCGGAAGTAATTTCCCTGTAATAGCCAATACGACCGAGTTGTGTGATCGAGCTAACCATTCTCTGGATGTTCCGTGTTTGATTTCTGTTCCGATGCTGAATACGGTTGTCAATAATATCATTATTTGCAGCATTCCCGGAATAAATGTATTATTCAAATAGACAGAATAACTTATCCAAGGGTTACCTAATTCATGTACTGCCGTAGGCACAGGTTGTAATTGGGGCATAATTTCATATCCGTATTCTCCGTGGGCGAGTAAGGTTTGCTGTACGATAGCCCCGGAGGCAAGTACCGACATCGTTTTGAAATTCTTATATAACAAAGACGCAGGTATGTAGTATGCGTTATTGGTGTAAAACGATATTTCCGGTCTGCGGCCGGCCATAGCTTTTGCTTCGAAACTTTCCGGTATCACTAAGAACCCGTATATTTCTCCCTTTTGCAGCGATTTTCGAGCTTCTGTAAAGCTGTTGGGTTGCTCTGTAACTTGTGTCAGACTCATTGCATCGAGTTGCCGGATAAAATTTCTCGATGCTGCAGAATGGTCGAGATCGACGACGGCGGTGGGAATCTCTTCCGGTAATCCTTCGTTCATAAGAGTTAACAGAAAAAGATAGCTGATGAGAGGTGCTATTATTATACAGAAAATGTATATCGGTCTGGAAACCAGCCGGTGCAATTCTCTTATGATGACTGCCCAAAGAATTTTTGTAACCGATTTTTTTTCTGGCATGTAATTTTTGTATTGAGAGTCCGTTAAAGATGGCGGACTCGGATGTAACTAATTATTTTTTCAGCAAGACAGACATTCCCGGACGCAGGTTTTCTACCGGAGCTGTCGGACGAGCTTTGATCTGGAACGTTTTGGCGTCATATTGTCCGCTTACTTTTGTCGCTCTCCATACAGCATAAGTGCCTAAATCTTTTATATAGTAAATTTTCAAAGTGATTTCTTTGTTTCCTAAAGCCGGAATTATTGCCGGTATTTCTTTTCCCATAGTCAGGTTCTGCAGGAGTTCTTCTCTTACGTTGAATGTAACCCACATGTCATTCAGATTCAGAACATTCATAATCGGAGCTCCAGTACCTACCAGCTCGCCTTCGTTAGGGAATATGTCGGATATTTCTCCGTCGATCGGAGCTGTCAGGTATGAGTCTGCCAATACCGATTCGACTTGAGCCACGCTTCCTTTTGCTGCCAGCAACATTGCTGCCGCGGCCTCTTTATCTTCGATTTGCGCACCTTTTTTGGCCATTTCATATTGAGATCTTGCTGCGCTTTCGGTGGCTTTCATTGCGTTATAGTTTGCTTCGGCTTCATCGCGTTTTTGGGCAGAAATCACGCCTTTTTTGAAAAGAGCCTGCATCCGGTCGTATGATTTTTTTGCAATATCGAGTCCGGCTATTGCTTTTTGCCACATATCATAAGCCGAGTTTATTACTTCTATGCGTGCTCCTTTATCTACTTTTTGGTTTTGGGCCTTATATACATTCTCCATAGCAGAAGCCTGCATGAGTTTAGCTTCGGCATCGGATGAAAAGATGCGGACAAGAGTATCGCCTTTATGTACGCTTTGTCCGTCCTCCACCATAAATTCGACAATACGTCCCGGAAGTTTTCCCGATACCCGTACTTGGGTTGCTTCTGCTTGTCCTTGTATGGTTTCGTCACCCGGTTTCAACATGAAGAATCCGATCATTGCGAGAATGATGATCACGATAATGAGTCCGACTAATCCGATGATCAGACTTTTTTCTTTTTTTCTTTGAGGAGTATCCATTGTCGTTTGTTTTTTACGTTTCCTATTTTATTTCATTAATCCCATAGCCTTAGACAAATAAACTTCGCATAAGCGGACGTCTATTTCGGCATCTATTTTTTCTGACTGGGCTTGTAACCAGGCAGTCTGAGCTTCCAGTACATTATCGGTCGTAAGAACTCCCTCTTCGAATCCGATTTGGGCGTTACGAAGGTTTTCTTCTGCTTTTTCCATATTTTTGCGTGTCATAATCAGTTTTTTATTTGCTTCGTTTACTTTAAACGTAGCCTGATTGACTTGTAATTCGATTTTTTCTTTAGCTTCTTCTAAATTCAAAAGAGCGATATTTCTTTCTGTTTTAGCCGCTTTTACTTTATAAAAATCTTTTCCCCAATGGAAAACCGGAATTTTAAGCATTACACCTACATTGAAAAATCCGTCTACTCTCTTTTCGAAACTGTTGAAAACATTCGGATTGGAGAACATATAACTGCCTGTCAACGCAAGGTTAGGCAACATGGCGGAAAGCGCGACTTTTTGTTTTTGTTTATAAATTTCGGTCGCTAATGTGAGGCTCTGTATTTCACTGCGGTTGGCATATACTTCATCCATGTTGATGGAGTTTGTCGGAGTTGGAAGGTTTTCTTCATGTAACTCTTCTATTTCGTCAGCTAAAGTATAAGGCATGTTTATCGGTAATCCGCAAATTTGTGCCAAAAGCATTTTAGAGAGGCTGAGTCCGTCAGAAACTTTTGTTAAAGTGATTTGTGCTTCGTTTTGTTTTACTGCAACAGTCAGCCCGTCAGATTGAGTTGCAACCCCCTCAGCTATCATTGCTTCGACATTTTGGTATAAAGAATCTAAAAGATCGGCATAACTCTCGGCCAGTTTCTTTTTATATACCAACGATACTACTTGCCAATAGATTTCGTCCGTTTGGAATACAAGGTCTTTTACTGCTGTGCTCTTCTGAGTTTTTGCCAGTTCTTCTGCATATTTGGTGATTTGATTGTAGGCCCTTATTTTTCCGCCCATATAAATAGGTTGGGTAAGCGTAATTGCCCCCCCGAACATATTGGTCGTATTGGTACGCAGAGCATTTACTAAAGATTGTCCTGCTCCGTTTACCGAGTTTATTATGCCAGCACCCAATTGTTGAAGTTGTGGTCCGAGTTCGGGATGTTGAGCTATTATTTGTTGCATTATAGGAGCTAATGTATTTGTCCCTGCATTTGATAATTGCTCTTTTTGTTTATCGCTTAATAGAGAGATTTCTTTTGAATTATACATGTAACCGCCTACTGCATCGAATCCGGGCAAATAATTTGCAAATGCCGATTTCTTTTCATAACCGGCTGCTTTTATTTTTTCGTTGGCAATACGTATCTGTTTGTTATTGTTTATTGCCATATTCCGGCACGAGTCAAGGGTAAAAACCTGTTGTGCGATAGCATTACTTCCGCCAATGATGAGTAAACAGAGGACAATTAATTTTTTCATTCTGTTCGTTGTTTAGATATTATTTCTCAAATCTCGCATTATATTCTTAAATATGCAATTGTTGCATAAACAATCTTTCTATGTTAAAAAAATAGAGACTTCACAGCTCTATCTTTTACCGGCAAAGATATATTGTGAATATTAACATAACAAGATTTTCTTTCGGTTAGTTTTCTGTTTTTATTCTTTTTTAATAAAAGGGGAAGCAAAAAATTGTTGCCGAAATATGATTCATATTTCGGCAACAGACAGTTCTACAATATTTTGTTGATCTATTGTTATTTTTCTAAGCTAAATGACTTGCTTCCGATCATATAATTGTCGGCAAAGATATCGACCCGATAATCCCCTGGATATAAGAATTCTTCGACATTCCAATAGAGGCACAAATTCATTTCTTCTCCGTCATATTCTATAAGTTTGCGAGTAGAGAAGTTGATTTCTTTATCTTCGTAGTGAAATAAATCTGCCCGACTTTTTACCAGAATATCCCCGTCTGGTTTCATAATCCGGAGATAAATATATTTTTCACCGACTTCGGCCGTTACGTTTTTGGCAATGGTAAAACATACCTTTATTTGTTCGATTTTACTGATTTTGTTGGTTTCCTTGCCTCTTTTATTGATCGGTGTAACCGTGATTCCGACTGCATCCAATTTTGATGCTAACGTAACTTTGTGACTGAGCTGTTCTTTATCTTTTTGCAATTGAGAAGCAGTTTGGGCTACAGCTTGATATTTACTGGTGACAGATTTGTTTTCTTCCATCAGCTTTTTGTTGAGGGAGTTGAGGGAGTCGATTTGTATGATGTAGTTACGCATTACGCTTCGTAATGTAGCCAATTCTTTTTTCAGTTCATTGATGCGTGCGGCATCAGTAGCTTTGACGGTACGAAGTTCTTCGAGCAGACGTTGGACTTTCATTTTTTCGGCATCCAACTTTTGTACTAAAGAGTCGTTGTTCAATAATATTTTTCCACCTTCATATTGGTCATACTGGAATGCGAGGTCGGCATATTCTTTTTCAAGTTCTTTCCGTTCGTTTTCGATTTCAACTTGCGTTTTGAAATCTTCCATCTCTTTCTTTTGTGAGTAAATAAAATATGCAGCGATTACCAAAATGACAACAAGAATAGCGCATGCTACAATCCATATGACAGATCCTTTTTTCATATTTGAAAAAGTATTTTCAGATTAGAATATTTTTTATTCTCCATCGGGAGAATATTGCTCGCAAAGGTAAACGTTTTAGAAGCAAAAATCAACCATATTAGATTTTTTAAGTTATGAATCGGGAATTCTTTGTTTCGTGGAGGTTTTGATGTATGATTATTAAAATAAATTAGCTTGATTGGAAAACCGATCAAAATATCTATCTTTGCCAATTCTAATATGTATAATTGAAAAGCAGTGAAAAAAATCATTCTGTTTTTTAAAAATCATCCGATTCTTAAACATCTGATTTTTATCGGATTAGTTTTTGTGGCATTGGTTTGGATCGTGTTGCATGGTTTGGATATTTACACCCGACATGGGGAGTCGGTAACGGTTCCCGATGTCAAACGTATGCAGGCTGAAGATGCAAAAGCTCTTTTCTCTCGCTATAGATTGCGTAGTGAAGTCATCGACTCGGTGTATGTTGACAATATTCCTCGGGGCGCAGTTGTAGAACAAATACCTCGGGAAAATTCTTCTGTAAAAGAAAATAGGATTGTTTTTCTGACGATAAACTCTAATCTTCCCAGAAAAGTTACAGTACCGGATGTTCGAGATATGTCATATCGCCAGGCTGTTGCTATTCTTGAAGGGATAGGTCTTTCGCAACCGGAGATCGAATATGTAGCTTCGGAATATAAAGATCTTGTGTTGGATGTCGTTTATAATGGAGTATCAGTAGAGAAAGGATTGAAATTGCCCGTATCTTCCCGATTGAAATTATTCGTTGGAAATGGGACGGCGGAAATTATAGAAGACTCTATTATTATGAGTGAAGATTCTGTGGGAGAGGAGTGGATGGAATAATGGATGAGAAGCTCACGGACATAGAGACCGACTGTGAAGAACTGGAGACGGGGGATGAAGAAA contains:
- a CDS encoding HlyD family secretion protein, coding for MDTPQRKKEKSLIIGLVGLIIVIIILAMIGFFMLKPGDETIQGQAEATQVRVSGKLPGRIVEFMVEDGQSVHKGDTLVRIFSSDAEAKLMQASAMENVYKAQNQKVDKGARIEVINSAYDMWQKAIAGLDIAKKSYDRMQALFKKGVISAQKRDEAEANYNAMKATESAARSQYEMAKKGAQIEDKEAAAAMLLAAKGSVAQVESVLADSYLTAPIDGEISDIFPNEGELVGTGAPIMNVLNLNDMWVTFNVREELLQNLTMGKEIPAIIPALGNKEITLKIYYIKDLGTYAVWRATKVSGQYDAKTFQIKARPTAPVENLRPGMSVLLKK
- a CDS encoding ABC transporter permease, yielding MPEKKSVTKILWAVIIRELHRLVSRPIYIFCIIIAPLISYLFLLTLMNEGLPEEIPTAVVDLDHSAASRNFIRQLDAMSLTQVTEQPNSFTEARKSLQKGEIYGFLVIPESFEAKAMAGRRPEISFYTNNAYYIPASLLYKNFKTMSVLASGAIVQQTLLAHGEYGYEIMPQLQPVPTAVHELGNPWISYSVYLNNTFIPGMLQIMILLTTVFSIGTEIKHGTSREWLARSHNSVVLAITGKLLPQTVLFFIMGALLQSMLYGYWHFPLHNGIWPMLAAMFLLVLASQSFGVIMMSIAPSLRIGLSIAALFGIISISITGFSFPVPAMYPPFQLLSNIFPLRHYFLIYADQALNGIPLYYSRMHYLYLFLFAIASLPLLKRLKTALQNQVYVP
- a CDS encoding T9SS type A sorting domain-containing protein, whose amino-acid sequence is MKTRTITFLGLFAGLFATASAEDLVIKMTEESGVEIVNDARFDIVNKCLGNTMPGTTICLGEIDFGDGTTYAANGAEFAHENPDTEGTLDFYMGDPDNGGLLFTQIDVKGTNAFQYYRTFRYNFYPEGTDGFTWPTGKHQVYMRYNNCEGNLKKIVFYNNEFTEEEQGEMPDPTYDYFSIPASAGSVVNPEVCPDAKLNDGVWGNTGEGLIVKFPSIDFKDGNTYQQIAVVSTHGGSTNPDGFLEIYIDGTDSEDNMIAKIWTARDWRWIVYGTLAKNLEKNISGVHDLYVKWTGATNLKEIQLIEGTPWEIEDDEPEKIELIDEPLTDNAYGMHFDSMGGIENTVEFMAYGSDDLKFEASNIGYTSYGVVLKFVDVDFQNGQFTRILVDHSSDQASLGSSTFDFYIDLDHDDYSDLSVLENDTKLATVQAQGTSNWATPKKTAGTMTSKVEGVHDLYMVFRTDAGANIHGVYLDTDYDPSSISTATIEGVKVWGMTNAVCIESATESLTVDVYNFAGQNISQTKVAAGLSTLSMAKGIYLVKVADAKGNVATYKLSVK
- a CDS encoding TolC family protein, with product MKKLIVLCLLIIGGSNAIAQQVFTLDSCRNMAINNNKQIRIANEKIKAAGYEKKSAFANYLPGFDAVGGYMYNSKEISLLSDKQKEQLSNAGTNTLAPIMQQIIAQHPELGPQLQQLGAGIINSVNGAGQSLVNALRTNTTNMFGGAITLTQPIYMGGKIRAYNQITKYAEELAKTQKSTAVKDLVFQTDEIYWQVVSLVYKKKLAESYADLLDSLYQNVEAMIAEGVATQSDGLTVAVKQNEAQITLTKVSDGLSLSKMLLAQICGLPINMPYTLADEIEELHEENLPTPTNSINMDEVYANRSEIQSLTLATEIYKQKQKVALSAMLPNLALTGSYMFSNPNVFNSFEKRVDGFFNVGVMLKIPVFHWGKDFYKVKAAKTERNIALLNLEEAKEKIELQVNQATFKVNEANKKLIMTRKNMEKAEENLRNAQIGFEEGVLTTDNVLEAQTAWLQAQSEKIDAEIDVRLCEVYLSKAMGLMK
- a CDS encoding glycoside hydrolase family 43 protein; amino-acid sequence: MVTKKIFFLFLFCCVSVLAFPQKKKKTSGNPILPGWYADPEAIVYGDEYWIYPTLSGLVTADGKDPDTGKKTRAVHQIYNVQTYMDAFSSKDLVHWTKHPKVLSIENIKWLEFALWAPSVISANGKYYLFFGANDIQNNDQYGGIGVAVADRPEGPFKDALGKPLIDKIVNGAQPIDQFVFRDDDGSYYMYYGGWHHCNMVKLSDDLLSIVPFDDGTLYKSVTPENYVEGPFMLKRNGKYYFMWSEGSWGGSDYSVAYAISDSPFGPFKRIGKILQQDDNVATGAGHHSVIQIPGKDEWYIVYHRRPLGDTNQNHRETCIDRMYFDKDGYILPVKITFEGVKPRRIK
- a CDS encoding ABC transporter permease, which encodes MKLQIFESIKTGMLDVCYIWRKEYVTVFRDFGALIFFFALPFAYPILYALIYNPEVVRDVPMVVVDNARTPLSRELCRNMDASPNAKIVSYCANMDEAKKIMYEKNCYGIMLIPEDFSKKLMRGEQSPVIFYSDMSILLNYKGFLIALTEVTMDLGSKLQVAALGGATPEQAKMAMSPIPYSSITLYNPESGFASFLIPAVLILVLQQSLILGIGLLAGGIYEHKKLHRYYSNREMMHNNIMHIVFGKAICYYSLYIVSTMYILHVVPWLFKYPQIGNQWEIYAFIAPFLLSSIFFGMTLSIFVRERETSFLLFVFTSLLFLFISGITWPRYAMPEIWKIIGAIIPSTWGIEGFVRMNTTGASISDVHDAFINLWILTGIYFITACLAYRYQIWKDKKRGFRGKIEENYQI
- a CDS encoding RICIN domain-containing protein, with product MKRLLVILIMCYGVLGGISAQISGVHFPKMKPVQTPVFVSVGGATESPEALHICRIFQGIINRDSAEVFLSTGDKELDWFKYLDVKYKRPDQGVIVTGENRGLRTLFKSYKDRLDKLVICNFSDNDYTFNMALLMACAEDALPVSEELKDELVAEFGWDKEIVDIRNNWSTITQAYNWALEEIMPKLNKQLVFSIGLRDDWRNGGWRIYDYAVASRSFAFWVDDETTTGKNIIKKILNTPGYPKNAVVMGYGMHGDDLNLTTNPEGFGFVVSDLFPNASYYSSFPSETFEGRQPEGVAVDAETNKVYVALHWSDGDNIQFNHNGTLDIWKQSERGKVPVSMTLSPALTEIAPFILQYYYENRTDNDEFIGGPSGVQYIQEPYYKPDDYESWCVMNGQYLKAAGMFSTASSLRWPAQPFYNNGFVKTGVTGTLAWTNGAYKDAYNWCGMPVVGTGGVCSDEDGIYNYLKGVAARNDIPVFTGVYMVQAGLGGAGYAAINRVVERLQSEFPGKYVFLKASDLLATAKRYFTERQKPYKDLAIPGRIEAEDFDLGGQGAGFYDMATSNEGGAYRNEEGDYVGVGVGGSGYHIGWTTTGEWLNYTVNVEKTATYKMTVRYSTPSGQDKGICVMLDDEVLSSMELKSTSGVDNYADYMVRVTIPEGTHNLRVQITNGGMNLDYYDFEEDTETIPVIERSKGYKIIAVHSGKALALKTNNTTNGTKIIQKEYTGDDTEIWRLNVAGDACYGLQNVASGLNIVLRGTNTIGQFPFDCTVNNGKWNLYYQGDGCFTIVQKGALKYLEVSDSSMDEGAELSVGDLTGEDNQKFRIEEVADYTGVDHSIISENSVGIAYPNPFVNEIYIPVSIKQSQDIEIALFDLAGRCVYRNMIFLNDGDRELVVSGNNLPSGIYVWRLNGESVHSYGRVVKK